A region from the uncultured Holophaga sp. genome encodes:
- a CDS encoding bifunctional methionine sulfoxide reductase B/A protein: MPQITEDANLKSRLSPRQYYVTRQNGTEPPFENEYWNEKREGLYVDIVDGRPLFSSRDKFDAGCGWPSFTRPLAGTVLAEKDDHSFGMLRTEVRSQGSDSHLGHVFNDGPGPTGLRYCINSASLRFIPVEQLEQEGYRGYLPLFRKDLDYEVALFAGGCFWGMQELLRGQPGVLSTRVGYTGGETPDPVYEAVKTGKTGHAEAVEVRFDPKVTSYEALLRFFFRMHDPTTLNRQGNDLGTQYRSAIFTFSPAQRQAAERIKAEVEGSGKWSRPVVTLIGSAGPFHDAEAYHQDYLQKHPGGYTCHWVRD, encoded by the coding sequence ATGCCGCAGATCACCGAAGACGCCAACCTCAAGTCCCGACTCAGCCCCCGGCAGTACTATGTGACCCGACAGAACGGCACCGAGCCGCCCTTCGAGAACGAATACTGGAATGAGAAGCGGGAGGGGCTCTACGTCGATATCGTCGATGGTCGTCCGCTCTTCAGCTCCCGGGACAAGTTCGACGCTGGCTGCGGTTGGCCCAGCTTCACCCGCCCCCTGGCCGGGACGGTCCTGGCGGAGAAGGATGACCACAGCTTCGGAATGCTCCGGACGGAGGTGCGTTCCCAAGGCTCGGACTCCCACCTGGGCCATGTCTTCAACGACGGGCCGGGACCCACCGGGTTGCGCTATTGCATCAACAGCGCCTCCCTCCGCTTCATCCCGGTGGAACAGCTGGAGCAGGAGGGCTACCGGGGCTATCTTCCTCTCTTCCGGAAGGACCTGGACTATGAAGTGGCCCTCTTTGCCGGGGGCTGCTTCTGGGGCATGCAGGAACTGCTGAGGGGCCAGCCCGGTGTGCTCTCCACCCGGGTGGGCTACACCGGTGGGGAGACCCCGGACCCTGTCTACGAAGCGGTGAAGACGGGGAAGACCGGCCATGCCGAGGCCGTGGAGGTACGCTTCGACCCCAAGGTCACAAGCTATGAAGCCCTTTTGCGCTTCTTCTTCCGGATGCACGACCCGACCACCCTCAACCGCCAGGGCAATGATCTCGGCACCCAGTACCGGAGCGCCATCTTCACCTTCAGCCCGGCCCAGCGCCAGGCGGCCGAACGGATCAAGGCGGAGGTGGAGGGCAGTGGCAAGTGGAGCCGCCCGGTGGTAACCCTCATCGGGTCCGCCGGCCCCTTCCACGACGCCGAGGCCTATCATCAGGACTACCTGCAGAAGCACCCCGGGGGTTACACCTGCCACTGGGTCCGGGACTGA